A region of Lycium barbarum isolate Lr01 chromosome 3, ASM1917538v2, whole genome shotgun sequence DNA encodes the following proteins:
- the LOC132633595 gene encoding uncharacterized protein LOC132633595: MRIVSNDSLVVDSSETEPILSQIAIVEESEDTSPSTEITASEDCLETTGDLQSVGVDRILFLSHAELSQCRICLDSEGEDLIAPCHCKGTQKYVHRSCLDNWRSTKEGFAFAHCTECRAKFILRANVPPDRWWLRLKFQILVARDHVFIFLIVQLIVAFLGILVYKFYGDELREMFGYREHPYGFYTMAVLAIILVGLLYGFFIAIICGQRISERHYHVLAKKELTKEYVVEDRERLTKDVPELDPSHVTELRMLGLY; encoded by the exons ATGCGAATAGTGTCAAATGACAGTCTGGTAGTAGATAGTTCAGAAACAGAGCCCATCTTATCTCAGATTGCTATTGTTGAGGAATCTGAGGACACTTCACCTTCAACTGAAATCACTGCGAGTGAGGATTGTTTGGAGACTACTGGTGACCTGCAAAGTGTCGGAGTCGACAGAATTCTATTTTTGTCACATGCAGAACTGTCCCAATGTCGCATATGCTTGGACAGTGAAG GAGAAGATCTGATTGCACCCTGCCATTGTAAAGGAACACAAAAGTATGTCCATAGATCATGTCTTGATAACTGGAGATCAACTAAG GAGGGATTTGCTTTTGCCCACTGCACCGAGTGCAGGGCAAAGTTCATATTACGGGCAAATGTCCCACCTGATCGCTGGTGGTTGAGGTTAAAATTCCAAATCCTTGTGGCAAGAGACCATGTGTTCATTTTTCTCATTGTCCAGTTG ATTGTAGCATTCTTAGGTATACTTGTGTACAAATTCTACGGAGATGAACTAAGGGAAATGTTTGGCTACCGAGAGCATCCATATGGCTTTTATACAATGGCAG TTTTGGCAATCATACTGGTGGGTTTGCTTTATGGTTTCTTCATAGCAATAATTTGTGGACAGAGAATTAGTGAACGCCATTATCACGTCCTTGCCAAAAAAGAACTCACGAAG GAATATGTGGTAGAAGATCGCGAAAGGTTAACTAAAGATGTCCCTGAACTTGATCCTAGCCACGTTACAGAGCTAAGAATGCTGGGGCTCTATTGA
- the LOC132633597 gene encoding mediator of RNA polymerase II transcription subunit 8 isoform X3 — translation MEDQQQQQQQAARVVEGLNPAVQQQLNLESVKTRAVSLFKAISRILEDFDAIARTNAVPKWQDILGQFSMVNLELYNIVEDIKKVSKAFVVHPKNVNAENAAILPVMLSSKLLPEMEVEDNAKREQLLHSMQNLSVASQIEKLKVRIDMIGAACESAEKVIADTRKAYFGTRQGPTLLPTIDKAQAAKIQEQENLLRTAVNHGEGLRVPGDQRHITSALPGHLLDVLAVADGPQSFTDSFVGTYLKNTPPFSSSNVNSQGALLQASGAFRAAASPSGTTSFDATTASPLQHVNSPRSSANMMNTPSPQQQTHQQQQQQQQQQQQLQQHQLQQRQRMMQLPQQQLLAQQQLRQASMPGLGQLHGQPQVQFSQPLGAQQFQGRQLPSGAIHHGLGQSQLNQGNQLNRHLNQFSSSMNTALFNSAQSTPNSQMISNMSAMMPSQNLLPRTQCSIWEETILV, via the exons ATGGAAGATCAACAACAGCAACAGCAACAGGCGGCCAGGGTGGTGGAGGGTCTGAACCCAGCTGTTCAACAGCAACTGAACCTGGAATCCGTTAAAACTCGAGCCGTTAGTTTATTCAAAGCTATTTCTCGCATTCTTGAAGATTTTGACGCCATTGCTCGCACCAATGCTGTCCCCAAATG GCAAGATATTCTGGGGCAATTTTCTATGGTGAATCTCGAGCTTTATAACATTGTCGAGGATATTAAGAAGGTTTCTAAGGCTTTCGTTGTACACCCCAAGAATGTAAATGCTGAGAATGCTGCAA TTCTACCTGTTATGCTGTCATCAAAGCTGCTGCCAGAGATGGAAGTTGAAGATAATGCTAAAAGGGAGCAATTATTACACAGCATGCAGAACCTATCGGTAGCATCCCAAATTGAGAAGTTGAAG GTTAGAATTGATATGATTGGAGCAGCATGTGAAAGTGCTGAAAAGGTCATAGCTGATACCCGCAAAGCCTACTTTGGAACCAGACAAGGGCCAACACTGCTTCCAACTATTGACAAGGCACAAGCAGCAAAAATTCAGGAACAAGAAAATTTACTTCGCACTGCAGTAAACCACGGCGAAG GGTTACGTGTACCTGGTGACCAAAGACATATTACTTCTGCACTTCCTGGTCATTTGTTAGATGTGCTTGCAGTGGCTGATGGGCCCCAGTCTTTCACTGATTCATTCG TAGGGACTTATCTGAAGAATACTCCTCCCTTTTCATCAAGCAATGTTAATAGTCAGGGAGCTTTGTTACAG GCTTCTGGAGCATTTCGGGCTGCGGCTTCTCCTTCTGGGACCACTTCCTTTGATGCTACAACAGCATCCCCCTTGCAACATGTCAACTCACCTAGGTCAAGTGCTAACATGATGAATACACCATCTCCTCAGCAACAGACCCATCAgcaacagcagcaacaacaacaacagcagcagcagctgcagcaGCATCAGCTCCAGCAGAGGCAGAGAATGATGCAGTTACCTCAGCAGCAACTTCTTGCCCAGCAACAGCTTAGGCAAGCCTCAATGCCTGGACTGGGACAG CTGCACGGTCAGCCTCAGGTGCAGTTCTCTCAGCCACTGGGAGCACAGCAGTTTCAAGGTAGGCAGCTACCATCTGGTGCCATTCATCACGGTCTGGGTCAAAGTCAGCTCAACCAAGGAAATCAGCTGAATCGACATCTAAACCAGTTTTCTAGTTCTATGAATACCGCACTATTCAATTCTGCCCAAAGCACACCAAACTCTCAGATG ATCTCAAATATGTCAGCAATGATGCCATCACAAAATCTTCTGCCACGAACGCAG TGTTCAATATGGGAGGAAACAATCCTGGTATGA
- the LOC132633597 gene encoding mediator of RNA polymerase II transcription subunit 8 isoform X1 has protein sequence MEDQQQQQQQAARVVEGLNPAVQQQLNLESVKTRAVSLFKAISRILEDFDAIARTNAVPKWQDILGQFSMVNLELYNIVEDIKKVSKAFVVHPKNVNAENAAILPVMLSSKLLPEMEVEDNAKREQLLHSMQNLSVASQIEKLKVRIDMIGAACESAEKVIADTRKAYFGTRQGPTLLPTIDKAQAAKIQEQENLLRTAVNHGEGLRVPGDQRHITSALPGHLLDVLAVADGPQSFTDSFVGTYLKNTPPFSSSNVNSQGALLQASGAFRAAASPSGTTSFDATTASPLQHVNSPRSSANMMNTPSPQQQTHQQQQQQQQQQQQLQQHQLQQRQRMMQLPQQQLLAQQQLRQASMPGLGQLHGQPQVQFSQPLGAQQFQGRQLPSGAIHHGLGQSQLNQGNQLNRHLNQFSSSMNTALFNSAQSTPNSQMISNMSAMMPSQNLLPRTQYGISGGTRNLAAANLSDQMFNMGGNNPGMMSMQQQQQHGTFGNMSQNTQNLQQGMMPHQNTPQTHPSFQQQRPQGQQ, from the exons ATGGAAGATCAACAACAGCAACAGCAACAGGCGGCCAGGGTGGTGGAGGGTCTGAACCCAGCTGTTCAACAGCAACTGAACCTGGAATCCGTTAAAACTCGAGCCGTTAGTTTATTCAAAGCTATTTCTCGCATTCTTGAAGATTTTGACGCCATTGCTCGCACCAATGCTGTCCCCAAATG GCAAGATATTCTGGGGCAATTTTCTATGGTGAATCTCGAGCTTTATAACATTGTCGAGGATATTAAGAAGGTTTCTAAGGCTTTCGTTGTACACCCCAAGAATGTAAATGCTGAGAATGCTGCAA TTCTACCTGTTATGCTGTCATCAAAGCTGCTGCCAGAGATGGAAGTTGAAGATAATGCTAAAAGGGAGCAATTATTACACAGCATGCAGAACCTATCGGTAGCATCCCAAATTGAGAAGTTGAAG GTTAGAATTGATATGATTGGAGCAGCATGTGAAAGTGCTGAAAAGGTCATAGCTGATACCCGCAAAGCCTACTTTGGAACCAGACAAGGGCCAACACTGCTTCCAACTATTGACAAGGCACAAGCAGCAAAAATTCAGGAACAAGAAAATTTACTTCGCACTGCAGTAAACCACGGCGAAG GGTTACGTGTACCTGGTGACCAAAGACATATTACTTCTGCACTTCCTGGTCATTTGTTAGATGTGCTTGCAGTGGCTGATGGGCCCCAGTCTTTCACTGATTCATTCG TAGGGACTTATCTGAAGAATACTCCTCCCTTTTCATCAAGCAATGTTAATAGTCAGGGAGCTTTGTTACAG GCTTCTGGAGCATTTCGGGCTGCGGCTTCTCCTTCTGGGACCACTTCCTTTGATGCTACAACAGCATCCCCCTTGCAACATGTCAACTCACCTAGGTCAAGTGCTAACATGATGAATACACCATCTCCTCAGCAACAGACCCATCAgcaacagcagcaacaacaacaacagcagcagcagctgcagcaGCATCAGCTCCAGCAGAGGCAGAGAATGATGCAGTTACCTCAGCAGCAACTTCTTGCCCAGCAACAGCTTAGGCAAGCCTCAATGCCTGGACTGGGACAG CTGCACGGTCAGCCTCAGGTGCAGTTCTCTCAGCCACTGGGAGCACAGCAGTTTCAAGGTAGGCAGCTACCATCTGGTGCCATTCATCACGGTCTGGGTCAAAGTCAGCTCAACCAAGGAAATCAGCTGAATCGACATCTAAACCAGTTTTCTAGTTCTATGAATACCGCACTATTCAATTCTGCCCAAAGCACACCAAACTCTCAGATG ATCTCAAATATGTCAGCAATGATGCCATCACAAAATCTTCTGCCACGAACGCAG TATGGAATATCTGGTGGAACTCGGAATCTTGCTGCTGCAAACCTGAGTGATCAAA TGTTCAATATGGGAGGAAACAATCCTGGTATGATGTCAATGCAACAACAGCAGCAGCATGGCACATTTGGAAACATGTCACAAAATACACAGAATCTGCAGCAGGGTATGATGCCTCATCAGAACACACCTCAGACCCACCCTTCCTTTCAGCAACAAAGACCACAAGGCCAACAGTGA
- the LOC132633597 gene encoding mediator of RNA polymerase II transcription subunit 8 isoform X2, with product MEDQQQQQQQAARVVEGLNPAVQQQLNLESVKTRAVSLFKAISRILEDFDAIARTNAVPKWQDILGQFSMVNLELYNIVEDIKKVSKAFVVHPKNVNAENAAILPVMLSSKLLPEMEVEDNAKREQLLHSMQNLSVASQIEKLKVRIDMIGAACESAEKVIADTRKAYFGTRQGPTLLPTIDKAQAAKIQEQENLLRTAVNHGEGLRVPGDQRHITSALPGHLLDVLAVADGPQSFTDSFGTYLKNTPPFSSSNVNSQGALLQASGAFRAAASPSGTTSFDATTASPLQHVNSPRSSANMMNTPSPQQQTHQQQQQQQQQQQQLQQHQLQQRQRMMQLPQQQLLAQQQLRQASMPGLGQLHGQPQVQFSQPLGAQQFQGRQLPSGAIHHGLGQSQLNQGNQLNRHLNQFSSSMNTALFNSAQSTPNSQMISNMSAMMPSQNLLPRTQYGISGGTRNLAAANLSDQMFNMGGNNPGMMSMQQQQQHGTFGNMSQNTQNLQQGMMPHQNTPQTHPSFQQQRPQGQQ from the exons ATGGAAGATCAACAACAGCAACAGCAACAGGCGGCCAGGGTGGTGGAGGGTCTGAACCCAGCTGTTCAACAGCAACTGAACCTGGAATCCGTTAAAACTCGAGCCGTTAGTTTATTCAAAGCTATTTCTCGCATTCTTGAAGATTTTGACGCCATTGCTCGCACCAATGCTGTCCCCAAATG GCAAGATATTCTGGGGCAATTTTCTATGGTGAATCTCGAGCTTTATAACATTGTCGAGGATATTAAGAAGGTTTCTAAGGCTTTCGTTGTACACCCCAAGAATGTAAATGCTGAGAATGCTGCAA TTCTACCTGTTATGCTGTCATCAAAGCTGCTGCCAGAGATGGAAGTTGAAGATAATGCTAAAAGGGAGCAATTATTACACAGCATGCAGAACCTATCGGTAGCATCCCAAATTGAGAAGTTGAAG GTTAGAATTGATATGATTGGAGCAGCATGTGAAAGTGCTGAAAAGGTCATAGCTGATACCCGCAAAGCCTACTTTGGAACCAGACAAGGGCCAACACTGCTTCCAACTATTGACAAGGCACAAGCAGCAAAAATTCAGGAACAAGAAAATTTACTTCGCACTGCAGTAAACCACGGCGAAG GGTTACGTGTACCTGGTGACCAAAGACATATTACTTCTGCACTTCCTGGTCATTTGTTAGATGTGCTTGCAGTGGCTGATGGGCCCCAGTCTTTCACTGATTCATTCG GGACTTATCTGAAGAATACTCCTCCCTTTTCATCAAGCAATGTTAATAGTCAGGGAGCTTTGTTACAG GCTTCTGGAGCATTTCGGGCTGCGGCTTCTCCTTCTGGGACCACTTCCTTTGATGCTACAACAGCATCCCCCTTGCAACATGTCAACTCACCTAGGTCAAGTGCTAACATGATGAATACACCATCTCCTCAGCAACAGACCCATCAgcaacagcagcaacaacaacaacagcagcagcagctgcagcaGCATCAGCTCCAGCAGAGGCAGAGAATGATGCAGTTACCTCAGCAGCAACTTCTTGCCCAGCAACAGCTTAGGCAAGCCTCAATGCCTGGACTGGGACAG CTGCACGGTCAGCCTCAGGTGCAGTTCTCTCAGCCACTGGGAGCACAGCAGTTTCAAGGTAGGCAGCTACCATCTGGTGCCATTCATCACGGTCTGGGTCAAAGTCAGCTCAACCAAGGAAATCAGCTGAATCGACATCTAAACCAGTTTTCTAGTTCTATGAATACCGCACTATTCAATTCTGCCCAAAGCACACCAAACTCTCAGATG ATCTCAAATATGTCAGCAATGATGCCATCACAAAATCTTCTGCCACGAACGCAG TATGGAATATCTGGTGGAACTCGGAATCTTGCTGCTGCAAACCTGAGTGATCAAA TGTTCAATATGGGAGGAAACAATCCTGGTATGATGTCAATGCAACAACAGCAGCAGCATGGCACATTTGGAAACATGTCACAAAATACACAGAATCTGCAGCAGGGTATGATGCCTCATCAGAACACACCTCAGACCCACCCTTCCTTTCAGCAACAAAGACCACAAGGCCAACAGTGA